A window of the Desulforapulum autotrophicum HRM2 genome harbors these coding sequences:
- a CDS encoding NifB/NifX family molybdenum-iron cluster-binding protein has translation MKTANLQIIVFCFAFTLVSVFTTKTSAETMKIAVASSGQTKGAAISEQAGRAPFFLFFDDRGNFLENIANPGGDQSRNAGPVTALFLSDQGVTLVIAGEFGNKMIRALEKHHIRYIKKKGVVDHAVQTIIQNR, from the coding sequence ATGAAAACCGCAAATCTTCAAATCATTGTGTTCTGTTTTGCATTCACCCTGGTTTCTGTTTTTACCACAAAGACATCGGCCGAAACCATGAAGATTGCCGTGGCCTCATCGGGCCAGACAAAGGGTGCAGCCATCAGCGAGCAGGCCGGGCGGGCCCCCTTTTTTCTGTTTTTTGATGACCGGGGTAATTTTCTCGAAAACATAGCAAATCCTGGTGGTGACCAGTCCCGCAACGCCGGGCCAGTCACTGCTTTATTCCTATCCGACCAGGGAGTGACCCTGGTTATCGCCGGAGAATTCGGCAACAAGATGATACGGGCCCTGGAGAAACATCATATCCGCTATATCAAGAAAAAAGGAGTTGTTGACCATGCTGTGCAGACAATTATCCAAAACCGTTAG